A section of the Eublepharis macularius isolate TG4126 chromosome 1, MPM_Emac_v1.0, whole genome shotgun sequence genome encodes:
- the LOC129332927 gene encoding heme-binding protein 1-like, with amino-acid sequence MARITLEELNELDDEDLDEDEEPMDEEEQNRLFSHWEAIASTHQVTLPREMAGPVVQMTRHNQTRETVPYATLSQHEKCEEIAYEERLYPSGKWACTTRGDPKYEQSISMGFMKLMRYICKENSLRRHLGMTVPVVNEIHLNKEGTELLQEVITGYYLPEEFQLNPPLPMDPEIQVIERAPLQVITRVFYGNTTEETILREIHLLWELLGSADNVLHEIYMVATYENPGVPNRRNEIWFIRRAN; translated from the exons ATGGCTCGTATTACTCTTGAGGAATTGAATGAACTAGATGATGAGGACCTTGATGAAGATGAGGAACCCATGGATGAGGAAGAACAGAATAGGCTGTTTTCTCACTGGGAGGCAATAGCTAGCACCCACCAAGTGACTCTGCCTCGAG AGATGGCAGGACCAGTAGTGCAAATGACACGACATAACCAGACACGAGAGACGGTGCCCTATGCTACATTGTCCCAGCATGAGAAG tGTGAGGAGATAGCATATGAAGAGCGGCTGTATCCATCTGGGAAATGGGCATGCACCACCAGAGGGGACCCCAAGTATGAACAGAGCATCTCCATGGGTTTCATGAAACTCATGCGGTACATCTGCAAGGAGAACTCCTTAC GCCGCCACTTGGGGATGACAGTGCCTGTAGTCAATGAGATCCATCTTAATAAGGAGGGCACTGAACTGCTGCAAGAAGTCATTACTGGCTATTATCTCCCAGAGGAATTTCAGCTTAATCCCCCTCTCCCTATGGACCCTGAAATCCAAGTCATAGAGAGAGCTCCACTTCAGGTCATTACAAG GGTGTTTTATGGGAACACTACAGAAGAAACAATCCTACGAGAGATCCATCTTCTTTGGGAATTGCTGGGCTCTGCTGATAATGTGCTCCATGAAATCTACATGGTGGCTACATATGAGAATCCTGGTGTTCCTAACCGTCGCAATGAGATCTGGTTTATCCGGCGAGCAAACTGA